The Neorhodopirellula lusitana sequence ACAGCGAATCCCAAGCTGCGTTGACGCCGCGACCACCCTGCCCTGCACTTCTTGCAACCGCTCCAACGGTTTGGCGTCCTTGCTGGGCAGCCAGTCCACCGGCGCCACCAACACCGTTTGCACCAACACTCGTCCCACATGCCACGGCACCAGCGTATCGGCTAACTCCACCATCGCGCCCGCGTTGTTGGGATTGGCGATCGGCACCAAAACCAACGGCGTGCTACCTCGCAAACGGGATAACTCAGGGTTCGCTGCGATATTAGAAACATCGGTTAGCCGCGCACGTCTGGCAAAGAGGGTCAAGAACAACACCCCGCCGAGGCTCAACCAAAACACGGCAATCTGCCCCGCCGCTGGGACGGCAATTCCTTGAAAAATCGCGAGCCCTAAACAAGCTAAACCACCCACCACTGGCACCAACGGATAAGCCGGCGACCGGAACGGTGGCGGATTGTCTTTGCTACGTTGTCGCACCAACATCGCCAGCACATGTGCGATCGCAAACGTGACCAAAAAGATCAAACTCGACGCGGCACCTGCGGCCGCCACATCCGGCAAGATCACAACCAAACTCGCCACCAAAATGATGGTCACCAACACCGCGACCCACGGTGCCCCGGTTCGATCGTTCACCCGCGACATTACGGCGGGCAACGTGTTGTCACGTGACATCGACAAGGCGATGCGAGAAGCTGCAAACAGGTTCGCCTGCAGCGCCGTGAACATCGACAACACTGCCGCGACGATGACCAGCCAATATCCCGTGTCTCCCAAAAACCGCCTTGCCGCCACCGCCACAACCGCTTCGGGATCGCTGCCCGCGAGTTCCGCGATCGTTTCGCCATCTTGAGTTCCGACGGTCACCAACACAAACAACAACGGCAGATAAATCAACAACGCGATCACTAACGACAACAAGATCGCACGTGGGATCGTCTTCGCGGGTTGCTTGACCTCGCCTCCCACCGCAGCGATCAAATCGAAACCTTGCAAGGCGATAAAGCTATAGCCCATCGCCTGAATCAAACCGCCCCAACCCGCGATAAAGAAGGGCTGCAACGACTGCGTTGTCTTCGAAACGTCTTGTTCTGCGATCGCCCAAAAGCCGCCCACGACCAGTACACCGAAGACTAGAACTTTCGCGACATTCACCCAAGCGCCACCGCCGCCCGAACGCACCATCAACACCAGCCCTAACCACAAAGTGGTCGCCAACGCGATGCCGGGTGCCAGCCTCGCATCGAACAGCCAGTCCGGCCCGCCACCGCTGATCGTTGCCAGTTCCCGAAGCAACAACGCCGTAAAACTGCCAAACCCAATCGCGTACAAAACAGCGGCAACGATCGACGCAAACCAAACCACCCAGCCAACCGTGAACGCCGCCTCGACCGAAAGCACCTTGCGGCTAAACAGATAGGTGCCGCCCGACTCGGGGAACTTCGACGACATTTCCGCGAAGCTCAAAGCGGTCAGCATGGCGATCAACCCATTGGCCGCAAACGCCGCGATTGCCCCTGGACCGGTCGTTGCAAAGGCAACACCGGCCAACGCCAAGATGCCACCGCCGACGATCGCCCCGACGCCCACCCCCGTGGCCCCGACCAACCCCAGGTGACGTGCCCGATCGCCTTCAATTACCGCTGGGTCCGGCTGATGGAATGAGTCGTTCAAGGAATCATCCATGATGTCAGTGACTTCCGTTTCACGAGTCTCTCAAGCAAACCGTTGAGGGGCGACTCGTTAACAGCCCCTGATGCAGTCGAAACCTTATCGTTCTTCGCTGACTTCAACACTGTTTCCTGCGGTAACTTGAACGCCACTTTCGACATTCGGTGCAGCCTTCTTCGCTTCCCTCTTCGCTTGATCCATTTGACGTTGTCGCTCACGCCGGCGAGCACGCTGGTCCTCGGTCACCTCATCGGCACAACGAGGACACGCCACACCACGCTCGTACTTGGCATCCTTCAACATGTCCGGCGTCATCGGCCAACCGCACCCATGACACAACTCATGCTGGCCAGCTTGCAACTCGTGATCAACAGCGACCCGCTGATCAAAAACAAAACACTCGCCACGCCAGCGAGACTCTTCCGGCGAAACCTTCTCCAGATAATTCAGGATCCCACCCCGCAAATGGTAGACCTCTTCGAAACCGCATTGCTTTAGATACGCAGTCGACTTTTCACAACGGATACCACCGGTGCAATACATCGCAACCTTTGGAGTCTTCACCGGATCCAGGTTCTCGGCCACGTATTGCGGGAACTCTCGGAAAGTATGGGTGTTCGGATCCAAAGCCCCTTCGAACTGCCCAATCTCAATCTCGTAGTCGTTCCGCGTGTCAATCATTACGACATCCGGATCGTCGACCAGTTCGTTCCAATCTTCGGGTTCGACGTAGGTCCCCACACTCTGGTTGGGATCAATGCCGTCGACGCCCATCGTCACGATCTCTTTTTTCAGCCGCACTTTCGACTTACGAAACGGCATCTGCTCGCACGCCGACCATTTCACATCGGTGCCGGCGAACGGAGTTTCGCCATCCAATTCCAACCCCATCAACCAATCGATAAACGCGTGAAGCTCACCAGGCGTGCCCGCGATCGTTCCGTTGATCCCTTCGGCGGCCAATAGCAACGAACCACCGATTCCCTGGGATCGCATTTGATCCAACAGCGGTTGCCGCAAACCAACATGATCCGTCAAACGAACAAACCGATAAATCGCCGCGACAAGAATGGACGGTTCATCGGCCTCGGAAACCTGTGCGGTTGAATCGGCCCCGACGTTCATGGATGCAAGCCTAGCGAGATAGAGATGAAGAACCAAAAGCGGTTAAGACGCTGTGGAGTCTACAAATCCATCCTCAAAGGGGCAAACGGATCACCCCAGTAACAACGGCCCCACAACTACTTCACCCAGCCCAGCCAGGCATCCAAGTAAGCCTCCGGCGTTACCCCCATACCGACTAGGAAGGCTCCATCGAACGGCTTGCCACCTTTCAGTTGCCGCATCACGGCATCAAACCCACGCCGTTTTTCTCGGGTTAAGAACGACTGACAGACCGCTGCACCGATCAGGTCAGCCCGCTCAGGAGCGATCCGCCCAGCGAAAAACTCTTTCCCCGACTTCAAACTCCCCACCGCCGTGATCAACTCGGCTTGAATTCGCTCACGTTCGGATCGATCGATCTTCTTTTTCGAGGAAGCCACCTGCCCCAAACCGTTGGCGAACCAACGCGGCACCGTGATGGACCGACTGGCCACGGCAAGGCTCACCACGGGCGCGGCCAATCGCTCAGCAATCACTGCATCTTCATCCCGATCCGAAGCCACCACGGCCACATAGGCCTCGATCCCGTTGTATTTCCAGTGTGATTGCCAGTCAGTGGGAACCGAGCGGCCTTCCACCATTTTCGCGAATTCGCTGTAGTCGTAGCGTCGTGGCAACACATAAATCGACGCCAAACCGCCGAAGAACCCTTCCGGTTGAGAAGCCAAATCGCTGCTCGGTAGCACCATCGCCGCTTGCTGCAAAACCGACTCCGCCTGAACCGCGACCGCTTCCAACAACTTCGGCTGGGCCTCACCCCAAACGGAAAAGTGTTCGCTGTCGAAATGGTTCAAGCCATTGCCGCTCCCTCCCGCTAAACGAAATTGCTGCTGCGTGATCTCGGCTCGCCGTTGGGTCACTTCTGGAATTGAGGCGGAGGCCAGCCAGGCTTTTTTCGCCAACACGCCCAGCGGCATTTCCTGTTCCGTCTTCGGCAAAGTCGCGCCTTCATCAACCCAAGTCGAAATCATTTTGATCTGCTGTTCACTGAGCGGCGGTTTGCCACCCGCTGGCATCCGGTCACCCTCCAGACCGCGCAACTTGCGAACGAGCAAACTGGCTTCCCCCTTGCCCGGTTCCACCGCCGCACCGCTATCGCCGCCTCGAAACATCTGGGCCAACGTGTTCATCTGCAATCCGCCTCGCACCCGCATTGCGTTGAGGTGACAACCGCTGCAATTCTTAACCAAGATCGGTGCGATATCACTCGCAAAGCTAACAGTTTCTTTACCTGTTGGCTTGGCGATTTCCATCGGCTTCGGTGCCGGCGCGGGCTCCTCGCCACCCGCGGCCAAGCTGGTCAACTTCGCCGCCGGGTCCTTGCCGTCAAACTTGGCACCCTCGTTGATCCACTGCTTCAGCACCGCCAATTCAGCTGGCGCGACCTTACCGCCACCCCGCGGCATGTCACCCGATTCGATCGTTTCGATCAGCCGACTTCCCACCGTGTCACCCGCAAAAATGACGACACCCTCAGGCGGCCCCTTCATCAACGCTTGGAAGGTCGCCAAAGAAAACCCGCCCTTCGAACCGGTCGTGTGGCAATTGCCGCACTTGCCGGCCAAGATCGGTGCGACCTGGGACACGAAGCTAATTCCAGCAGCTCCCCCGGGATTACCTGGCGTCGACCCCGGATCCGAATTCACATCAAAGATCGGTTTGGTATCGGATGCAGGCGAAGTCTTACCAGCCGGCATTTCCTGCATCGCTGGCTTACTTTCGGGTCGCGGCGGCAAGGTGAAGGGAGCCATCAAAACGCCTTCCAATTCCAGCATGGCTCGTGCGTTCACGATTCGCTTCATCGCCGGCACCAGCGCGTCGTGCAATTCCGGGGACTCAGCCTTCCCCGCGATTTCGATCTGTTTGACCGCTTTATCCAGCGCCACTCCGGCCTGATCGAAGTTGCCGGCTTGATAGTTTTGGCCTGCCGCTTTCACGCTTTCGTTGACCGCCATCACGATTCGTTTGGACCGCGTATCCAGCCGAACCGGACTTTGAGCAAAAACTGAGTCGCCGCCCAAACAGAAAAACAGCCCCCACAGAAAAACGGAGCCAACCCATAGTGCGCGAGAAATCATCGTAAAAACGGGTTTCATAGCCAAATCAGTGCCAAAAAGAGCGTTCGTATTCCATGCCGTACTCATATCTTAAACCGCAAACGCATCTACACACTAAATGAACCCGCTGTTTTCGCCCCTTGGGGATCCTCAATGCAACTTCTACACTGTTGGATTGGCCCAACTCGCCGCCTCCGGAAGAATAGATGACCACCCATCCGCAAAGCACTGATCTCGACTCCCCCGCCGCCGCTTTGACCGATCAACGGATCGTGGTCCTAGACTTCGGTTCGCAATACGCTCAGTTGATTGCCCGACGTGTACGTGAACAAAACGTTTACTGCCAAATCGTCCGGCACGACATCACCGCCGAACGCATCAAAGAACTGGCTCCCCAGGGCGTGATCTTGTCGGGCGGCCCATCGAGCGTCTACGAAGAAGGCGCCCCCCAGATCGACACCGCGATCTTTGATCTGGGCATCCCCATCCTGGGCATTTGCTACGGAATGCAGGTCGCTTGCCAGGCTTTGGGCGGCAGCGTCGACAACACCCCCAGCCGAGAATTCGGACGCGCCCAGTGCGAATTCGTCGACCGCGATTCCATCTTCAAAGGCATGGACAGTTCCGAACAGGTCTGGATGAGCCACGGCGATCAAGTTTCCCAGATCGCGGATCAATTCACCGTGATGGCGAAAACGGCCACTTGCCCCTACGCCGCGATCCGCCATGTTTCCCGCCCCGTGTTCGGAATGCAATTCCACCCCGAGGTCACCCACACGCCCAACGGCGGCCAGATCCTCGGAAACTTCGTTCGCGAAGTATGTGGTTGTGATGGAACCTGGAAACTGGACGATTTCGCCAACGCCGCAATTGAAACGATCCGCGCTCAAGTGGGCGACAAGCGAGTCATTTGCGGCCTATCCGGCGGCGTCGATTCATCCGTCGTCGCAGCACTGCTATACAAGGCGATCGGCCCCCAGCTTTCATGCATCCTGGTCGACAACGGCTTGCTTCGTAAGAACGAACAGCAACTCGTCATCAATGAGTTCTCCAGTCACTTCAAAACTGACCTTCGCGTCGTCAACGCGGAAAATCAATTCCTCGCCGATCTGGCTGGCATTGATGAGCCCCAAGAGAAACGTCGCCGCATCGGGCACGCTTTTATCGAATGCTTTAAAGCCGAAGCCGAGAAGATCGAAGACGCTCACTTCCTTGCCCAGGGCACACTTTACCCGGACGTGATCGAAAGCGGAGCGGACAAGGATGGCCCCGCCGCCACGATCAAACTGCACCACAACGTCGGCGGCCTGCCTGAGGAACTCGGCTTCGAATTGATCGAACCGCTTCGCGACCTGTTCAAAGACGAAGTACGCCGACTCGGCCTGGAATTGGGACTGCCTGAACAACTCGTGTGGCGTCACCCCTTCCCCGGTCCCGGGCTAGCTGTCCGTTGCCTCGGCGAAGTCACTCGCGACAAATTGGTTGTGCTGCGTGAAGCTGATGCCATCGTCGTCGATGAAATCGAAAAAGCCGGCCTGTACCGCGACACCTCCCAAGCGTTCGCGGTCCTGTTGCCTGTCCAAAGTGTCGGCGTCATGGGCGATGCCCGTACTTACGACAACGCTGTCGCGGTTCGCTGTGTAAACACGGACGATTTCATGACGGCGGACTGGAGCCACCTGCCGTACGATTTGCTTGCCCAGATCAGTACGCGAATCATCAACGAAGTCAAAGGGGTCAACCGAGTCTGCTACGACATCAGTAGCAAACCCCCCGCCACGATCGAGTGGGAATGATCCCCGCCTGGAAACTCCGTTGCGAGCTTTCAGTTTTCGCCTGACTTGAATTGCGATCAACCGCGATTCGCCATTTCTTCACCCTTCCAACTTCTCACCTCAAACTTTCCAACCATGGCCGGACAATTCATCTATCAAGTCACTGACCTGACTAAAAAGCATGGTCAAAAGAAGGTCCTTGAGAATGTCAATCTCGCCTTCTACCCCGGTGCCAAGATTGGCGTCTTGGGCCCCAACGGAGCCGGTAAGTCGACGCTGCTTAAAATCATGGCGGGCACCGACACCGAATTCGAAGGCACCGCGCGACTGGGCAAAGGGTTCACGGTGGGTTATCTCGAACAAGAACCGCCACTGGATCCGACCAAAACGGTTTTCGAAAACGTCCAGGTCGCTGTCGCTGAACGTCAGTCAGTTGTCGACCGGTTCAACGAAATCTCCGGCCTGCTTGGTGAGGTCACCGACGACAAAGAGATGACCAAGCTTTGCGACGAGATGGCCGAGCTTCAAGACATCATCGACGCGGGCAACCTGTGGGAACTGGACCGGTTTGTCGAAATGTCGATGGCCGTCATGAACCTGCCGCCCGGCGACGCTGAGATCACGAACCTTTCCGGTGGCGAAAAACGCCGTGTTGCGTTGTGCCAACTGCTCATCCGCCAGCCCGACCTGCTGCTGTTGGACGAACCAACCAACCACCTTGATGCCGAAAGCGTTTCCTGGCTCGAACAGCATCTTGCCAAGTATCCCGGAACCGTTGTCGCGGTCACCCACGATCGCTACTTCCTGGACAACGTCGCCCAGTGGATCTTGGAAGTCGATCGCGGCAAGGGCATGCCTTTCGAAGGCAACTACAGTGCCTGGCTAGAAAACCGAGCCAAGCGAATGGCCCTCGAAGAGCGGCAACAGAAAGCTCGCGAAAAGAACCTGGCCCGCGAACTCGAATGGATCCGCATGAGCCCGAAGGCTCGCCAAGCGAAATCCAAAGCACGGATCAAGTCATACGAAGAAATGTCCGCGGAAACCTTCGAGGATCGTCCCGACGAATTGGAAATCCAAATTCCGTCCGGCAAGCACCTCGGTGCCCTCGTGATCGAAGCCGAAAAGGTGAACAAAGCCTTCGGCGACAAGGTCCTGATGAAGGACATGTCCTTCCGCCTTCCCCCCGGTGGAATCGTCGGCATCATCGGCCCCAACGGAGCCGGTAAGACAACCCTGTTCAAGATGCTAACGGGCAAAGAACCCGTCGACGGTGGCAGCATCAAGGTCGGCGAAACGGTCGACTTGGGTTACGTCGACCAATCGCGTGACAAGCTGGATCCGAACAAGACGATCTTCCAGGAAATCAGTGGCGGACACGACTCCTTCGAAATGGGCGGCCGTGTCATGCACGCTCGTTCCTATGTGTCGAAGTTCAACTTCAAGGGCCCTGACCAAGAAAAGAAGGTAGGTGTTCTATCCGGGGGAGAACGCAACCGCGTCCACTTGGCGTCGCTACTTCGCAAAGGCTGCAACGTGTTGCTGCTCGACGAACCGACCAATGACTTGGACGTCGACACATTGCGTGCGTTAGAAGAAGCGATCGCGAACTTCGCCGGTTGCGTTGTCGTGACATCGCACGACCGTTGGTTCTTGGATCGTTTGGCGACCCACATCTTGGCGTTCGAAGGCAATGGCAAAGTGGTTTGGTGCGAAGGCAACTTCGATACCTACGAACGAAACCGCCGCGAGCGCATGGGTGAAGACTCCGACGATGACTCCTCGCGTTCGCGATACAAGAGCATCCACGCCGGTTAGTCATCCGTCGCGGGATCTCTCCCCTCGTTAATTCTTCGAGATGCGATAAAACATAGTGGTACAACGGTCGTCAGCCGCGGCGACCGCATCCATTACCACACAATTTGATCCTATCCCGAGGCAATCGACACGATGACGATCCTGCGAGTTGGCACGAACGAAAAGTACTCCGATGGTTGGGACTCCGCATTCAGCGGAGCCCCAGCAAAGCGAAAGAAGACCGTTAAGAAGCAAGCTAAGAAGAAGGCTGCCAAGACCAGCAAGAAAAGCGTGGTAAGCAAGCGGAGCAAAGCAGCGGCCCCCGCCAAAGCGTCGGTCCGCAAAGCAGTCAAAAAGACTGCAAAGAAGTCGGTCAAGAAAGCGGTGAAGCCTCGAGCTACTGCAAAAAAGTCAGTGAAGAAGGCCGCTGCCAAGAAAGTCACGGCAACGAAGTCCGCTAAGAAAAGCGTGAAGAAGTCGGCTAAAAAGTCGACCAAGAAGAGCGTCAAAAAGACGGTCAAGAAGAAGCGAAGCTGATCTGGCAGGGACGTTTCCACGCCAGTCCGTTTAGGTACCTCGTTCGTCTAATATTTCCCTTCTATGTCTTCGAATCCTCCCAGCGATCGTCCATCGGACTCGGCACGCGGCGAGGATTCTGGCCGGGATATGCCGCCCCTGCATTCACTTGTTTCGGGCGAGGACTTTGACGCGTCTTGGCGAGCCGCGTTGGAAGGTCCTTCCGATGATGGACGCGAAGCTCTCGAAAGCTTGGTCGGCTACCTGAACTTCTCCTCTGGACTTGCCGCACCGGCAATCCTGAAAGCCTGGAACCGAGTCCACGATGAAGCCGCCGGGGGCGACGTCCTGTCGGGACCACCGCCGTTCTTGATCATTCGCCGGTGGCTGGAAGAGACAACGCAATCCCTGAAGTCAGAGAAGTCCGCTTTCGGCGACGTTTCCCGCGCCGAGAACATTGTGCGTGTGCTCTGGTCGAAACTGCTCCCCAGCTATCTCGACTTTCATCGCGATCAATTGTTCCATCTGGAACCGGAACTCATCTTCAACGGCTTCTTTCTCGCTCGATGCGCCGAAGCGATGCTGCAAAGCATCGGTGAAACCAGTTCAATTGATGACGAGAACAAACTCGTCGATAAAATCATCGCTCAGCTGAACGACTACGTCGGTTACCGACCGGTCGCCCTGCTGGAAAATCGTTCGTGCCAACCCTACGAAAATGAATTCGTTCGCCCGATTCCATTGGCGATCGATGGTGCTGGCATTTCAGCCGGCCCCTATCGCGAGTTGATCCGCCGCGCTCTTCGTGCAATCACGACGGCGCCACCGGAAATCCTGCGTGCTGCCGCAATGGATCCGCATCAGCTGAAAGAGCTGTGCCTCGATCCACGTGCCTACGACTTTGACCACCCCGTCAATCGGCGACCGAACTATCACTTCGGTGGCTGGGACGAACGCGCCATCGACAGCGACGGTCGCTACGACCGCTTCATCTTGCGAAGTGTGACGTTGGACTCACTTTTGCAAAGAGTCGAAGACAACAGCAATCTTCCCGCGGATGAAGTTCTGGAAGAAGCCGCATCGGTTCTTGCCGGGACGATGCTGATGGCGTCCGGTGTTTCGGGCTGGGGTCCGGGAGCGTATTCCAGTGATGTGACCTTGCGGTCGTTGATGGTCCCGATCGCGAATTACCGCGATGAATTCTATCGCTGGCGGATCTCCCAAATCGGTGGCCAGCACGGCAAACGCTTACTCGCCGAAGCCGAAACCCGCCATCAACCTTTCGGGGCTGCTCGACAACACCTCAACGCGTCGCTCGCACGCAGCCGCGCCATACAACTGCAACACGTCCAACTTGCACGCATCTATGCCCGCATGGGCTACCCCGATTCGGCCGCCCGACAAGCCGATGTGGTTTCAGCGGCTTCGGCTCGATTGATGTGCCGGATTGATTGCGGCATGACGCTTGGCCTGCGGTCGCTTCGCGCCGGCGACCTTGATAAAGCCATCGAAGTCCCTGAGCAAACCTTCGACCTGATCCGCCGCGCAATCCACTGCGGCGCGTTGATGGACCCCTGGGACATCCTGGGATTCATGGGCAACTTCAGCCTCTATCCTGGAATCGAAAACTCGATTCACGATAGCCGTCTCGATGAACTGCTCTACATCATCGAGAGCCTGTTCGGTTACATCGCTCGCGTTTGGAGCGAAGCGGCGGCCCGGGACGACGAGGCCGCGTACGATCAAATGGATGCGCAATACCGAGAGATCGCCCAGTGGTGGCGAACCTTCGCCGCGCACACCGTTGAGTCCGTCGAAGCCGCCGACCCGTGGGAATCGTACGAATCCGCTCGCCTGGTGGCTCAAGCTTTGCGACTCTGGCATCGCGGCGGCGCCCGACATGGTGACATCGCATTCTGGGCCCCACACGCCGACCTGTTTGATTCGCCTCGCGCCTACATGCTGGTCATCTCCGCTCTGCTCGAACGAAAAGACTTCATCCCCGCCCAAGCATTATTGATCCACTGGCTCGGACAAGCCGACCGGGTTGGACTGCGCAGTGGTGCTAGTTCACTACCCAGACTCGCCGAGCGCTGGTTGCTGCAACTTCGCAATCACCTCCGCGAAGAACCAGCCGAACTGTGGCCGCGAGTTAATAAGTTCTTTGACTATCTCGAAGCCAACGCCGAATCGTTCTGGTCGGCACCTAAGTTCGAAGTTGGCGACGAATCCGTCACCAATCGATCTGGCGACCAATGGGAACAAGAACTCGCTTCCGCCACCGACGACTTACTCGACTCAGGCGATGACTGGAACGAAGATTCCGAAGCTGGTTTGTTTGACGCCGCTTACGAAGACGTCATCTACCGCGACACGACCGATGACGGCAACGATGGTGCGATTTTCGACACCAGCGGTGAAAGCGAGAGCGTTGACGAACTGGAATCCGAAGTCAAACGACTTGGCGATCGCCTGGACTTCCTGCAAGCATTGGCCCGGATGTGGGCCGTCGGTGCAGACGTCGCGATCACTCATCACACGGATCGGCACGACACCACCATCCACGATCCGGCCAGTCAAAAAGCGGGCGGCGTCAGCGAACAAACCCACCTACAACAAGTCGAGTCGCTTCAAGCCTGGGCACGCCGCGCGGTCGAAAACCGCATCGGACTGCTAAAACTGCTTAGCGATGTTCGAGCATACAAGGTCAAGCCAGCCGGTACCGACAACGAGTCGATGCGAAGCTACGACCGCCGGCGAGTCTTGCGTGATTCCTTAATGGAACGCGTGATCGAAACCGCGGTGGAAATGTCCGACGCCCGACGGTTGATCGCTAGCGCGTTGCTCGCGTTAGACCACAAGGACTCCGCCGACGCTGGCGAAGAGTTTGCTGAAGACGATGCGGGTGCGATCGAACTGTTTTCATCCCTGATCGCTGGCGATGCTGCCAACGCTCGCAAAACGTTTCCTGGTTTCGTCGACTCGGTCCTGCAGCGGAATTTGCTCTACATTCCCCTGTCCCGTGGCGGCGACCCGGTCAAGATCTACGTCGCCCGCCTGCGTGAACGTGTGCTGCGACACCTGCTGCACTGGCTTCCCCGCCGTGGCCTATTAGCCGAAACTTGCCGACTGATTGAAACGGCAAGACAAATGGAACAGCGCAACCCCATCGGCGCGGGAGCGGTCACGGAATTCGACGGTCTCTACCGCGCAGGCTACCGATCGATGGTGGGCTCGATGTCCGAAGCGGTCCTGCACGCCAGCGCGCCGGCAGTGCCAACGGAGAGCGATCCCGTTAATGCGATTGATCGCCAACTGACCGAGACCGATCAACAGCGAATCGCGAACACACTGATTCCGCTGCTGGAAAAATTGACCGAGGTCATGCTTGGCAGCTGGCTTGCGCACAGCCAAACGCTGCGGCTATCACCGCTGGAGGCAGTGGGTGACACCGCCAAGTGGAAACGCTTAGTTGAGTTCATCAGGAGCTATGGCGATCCGATGTTCACCCAAGGCTTCCTACAACTCAGCAACATTCGAGCGGTCTTGCATCAAGGCGTCGAAAGCTGGCTCAGCCGCGCCCTCGAGGACGGCGACGACCTGCTCGACGATACCGATCTGATGCAGGCGATCCATGAAGGACGCGTTGAACTCAGCGTGGCCGCCCGATGGGTTTCACTGGTGTTCGAATCCTTGATGGACCATCACGCCGAGTACCAGGACTACAACAGCACCACGACCCAAAGCGATCGCGGTGAAATGATTTACACGTTCTTGGATTTCTTGCGTCTAAAAGCTCGTTACGAGCGAGTCGCATGGAATCTGAAACCGATCATGTGGACTCACCAAGTTCTCGTCCGCATGGGTCTCAATGATGCGTCCAGCGCGTGGCGTCACAGCCTCAACGAACGCATCGCTGCGGAAGCTGAACTGTACGTCAAACGACTCGTCGAACTGCAGCAACGCTATTCCATGCGAATGCCAACGGTGGCCGATCGACTGGAAGAACGTTTCGTGCAACCGATGACCATCGATCGCATGCGCGCCTTTGTTCGACCAGCAATGGCCGATGCGGAAGCCAATCGCGAAAGCGCGGCGTTCGAACAATTGGAAGCCGAAGCCAGCGAACTCTCCAAACGCCCCGTCGGTGTCGGCCTCGACCTACCACCTTGGCTGTCCGCCTTGGACGAGGAAGTTGAAAAGATCGGCAAACGCAACCTTGTCAGCGAAATCGACCTGCAAGACCTGATCACCATTCCGGTGACCCCGCTTTCGCTGGACGAACTTCGCACCCAGCTCACAACGGCCTCCACCCAAGGCCGCCGTTTGCCCCATATGCGTAAAAAACGCTAGCTCCACGCAAACGTCGATTGTCCAACGCAAAGCCAGAAGTTGAGGCAAAACCTTGCCCTTTCTGTCGGTTCCACGTCCAAGAAACCCGAGCTGTTCTTTCGGGAAGATCAATAGGCTGCGATATTGCTGCCTCGATCTCAACAACCTTAACGGTAACCGACGAAAGATCTATTCGGCATGG is a genomic window containing:
- a CDS encoding rhodanese-related sulfurtransferase — protein: MNVGADSTAQVSEADEPSILVAAIYRFVRLTDHVGLRQPLLDQMRSQGIGGSLLLAAEGINGTIAGTPGELHAFIDWLMGLELDGETPFAGTDVKWSACEQMPFRKSKVRLKKEIVTMGVDGIDPNQSVGTYVEPEDWNELVDDPDVVMIDTRNDYEIEIGQFEGALDPNTHTFREFPQYVAENLDPVKTPKVAMYCTGGIRCEKSTAYLKQCGFEEVYHLRGGILNYLEKVSPEESRWRGECFVFDQRVAVDHELQAGQHELCHGCGWPMTPDMLKDAKYERGVACPRCADEVTEDQRARRRERQRQMDQAKREAKKAAPNVESGVQVTAGNSVEVSEER
- a CDS encoding APC family permease, encoding MDDSLNDSFHQPDPAVIEGDRARHLGLVGATGVGVGAIVGGGILALAGVAFATTGPGAIAAFAANGLIAMLTALSFAEMSSKFPESGGTYLFSRKVLSVEAAFTVGWVVWFASIVAAVLYAIGFGSFTALLLRELATISGGGPDWLFDARLAPGIALATTLWLGLVLMVRSGGGGAWVNVAKVLVFGVLVVGGFWAIAEQDVSKTTQSLQPFFIAGWGGLIQAMGYSFIALQGFDLIAAVGGEVKQPAKTIPRAILLSLVIALLIYLPLLFVLVTVGTQDGETIAELAGSDPEAVVAVAARRFLGDTGYWLVIVAAVLSMFTALQANLFAASRIALSMSRDNTLPAVMSRVNDRTGAPWVAVLVTIILVASLVVILPDVAAAGAASSLIFLVTFAIAHVLAMLVRQRSKDNPPPFRSPAYPLVPVVGGLACLGLAIFQGIAVPAAGQIAVFWLSLGGVLFLTLFARRARLTDVSNIAANPELSRLRGSTPLVLVPIANPNNAGAMVELADTLVPWHVGRVLVQTVLVAPVDWLPSKDAKPLERLQEVQGRVVAASTQLGIRCETLTSISSKPMEEIARVAKMHRCESVLLGLSEISEDSQGTRLEHLLGELETDVVVLRAPKDWELSSSKRILVPVGGRGGHDYLLTRLLSSLSRSQKRQVKFIRVVPLAVTAADHRRAERELDRTASENSGAQCEREVIVSDDVIGTIASQAGENGLVILGVQRLGRRQKLFGNFTRKIARQTQSPIIIISRRG
- the guaA gene encoding glutamine-hydrolyzing GMP synthase; translated protein: MTTHPQSTDLDSPAAALTDQRIVVLDFGSQYAQLIARRVREQNVYCQIVRHDITAERIKELAPQGVILSGGPSSVYEEGAPQIDTAIFDLGIPILGICYGMQVACQALGGSVDNTPSREFGRAQCEFVDRDSIFKGMDSSEQVWMSHGDQVSQIADQFTVMAKTATCPYAAIRHVSRPVFGMQFHPEVTHTPNGGQILGNFVREVCGCDGTWKLDDFANAAIETIRAQVGDKRVICGLSGGVDSSVVAALLYKAIGPQLSCILVDNGLLRKNEQQLVINEFSSHFKTDLRVVNAENQFLADLAGIDEPQEKRRRIGHAFIECFKAEAEKIEDAHFLAQGTLYPDVIESGADKDGPAATIKLHHNVGGLPEELGFELIEPLRDLFKDEVRRLGLELGLPEQLVWRHPFPGPGLAVRCLGEVTRDKLVVLREADAIVVDEIEKAGLYRDTSQAFAVLLPVQSVGVMGDARTYDNAVAVRCVNTDDFMTADWSHLPYDLLAQISTRIINEVKGVNRVCYDISSKPPATIEWE
- a CDS encoding c-type cytochrome domain-containing protein → MISRALWVGSVFLWGLFFCLGGDSVFAQSPVRLDTRSKRIVMAVNESVKAAGQNYQAGNFDQAGVALDKAVKQIEIAGKAESPELHDALVPAMKRIVNARAMLELEGVLMAPFTLPPRPESKPAMQEMPAGKTSPASDTKPIFDVNSDPGSTPGNPGGAAGISFVSQVAPILAGKCGNCHTTGSKGGFSLATFQALMKGPPEGVVIFAGDTVGSRLIETIESGDMPRGGGKVAPAELAVLKQWINEGAKFDGKDPAAKLTSLAAGGEEPAPAPKPMEIAKPTGKETVSFASDIAPILVKNCSGCHLNAMRVRGGLQMNTLAQMFRGGDSGAAVEPGKGEASLLVRKLRGLEGDRMPAGGKPPLSEQQIKMISTWVDEGATLPKTEQEMPLGVLAKKAWLASASIPEVTQRRAEITQQQFRLAGGSGNGLNHFDSEHFSVWGEAQPKLLEAVAVQAESVLQQAAMVLPSSDLASQPEGFFGGLASIYVLPRRYDYSEFAKMVEGRSVPTDWQSHWKYNGIEAYVAVVASDRDEDAVIAERLAAPVVSLAVASRSITVPRWFANGLGQVASSKKKIDRSERERIQAELITAVGSLKSGKEFFAGRIAPERADLIGAAVCQSFLTREKRRGFDAVMRQLKGGKPFDGAFLVGMGVTPEAYLDAWLGWVK